One Neomonachus schauinslandi chromosome 9, ASM220157v2, whole genome shotgun sequence DNA segment encodes these proteins:
- the LOC110583746 gene encoding LOW QUALITY PROTEIN: estrogen receptor-like (The sequence of the model RefSeq protein was modified relative to this genomic sequence to represent the inferred CDS: inserted 2 bases in 2 codons), with translation MTITLHTKASGMALLHQIQGTELETLNRPQLKIPLERPLGEVYVDSSKPAVYNHPEGGAYDFXAAPAASAPVYGQSGVAYGPGSEVAAFGANGLGXFPPLNSVSPRPLVLLHLPPQLSPFLHPHGQQVPYYLENEPSGYAVCEAGPPAFYRPNSDNRRQGGRERLASTSDKGSMAVESAKETRYCAVCNDYASGYHYGVWSCEGCKAFFKRSIQGHNDYMCPATNQCTIDKNRRKSCQACRLRKCYEVGMMKGGIRKDRKGGRMLKHKRQRDDGEGRNEVGSSRDMRASSLWPSPILIKHTKKNSPALSLTADQMVSALLKAEPPIIYSDYDPSSPFSEASMMGLLTNLADRELVHMINCAKRVPGKNTKLNIYFESQ, from the exons ATGACCATAACCCTCCACACCAAGGCGTCCGGAATGGCCCTGCTGCATCAAATCCAAGGGACCGAGCTGGAGACCCTGAACCGCCCGCAGCTCAAGATCCCCCTGGAGCGGCCCCTGGGCGAGGTATACGTGGACAGCAGCAAGCCCGCCGTGTACAACCATCCCGAGGGTGGCGCGTACGACT AAGCCGCTCCCGCAGCCTCCGCGCCCGTCTACGGCCAGTCCGGCGTCGCCTACGGCCCCGGGTCCGAGGTGGCGGCGTTTGGCGCCAACGGCTTGG ACTTCCCGCCGCTCAACAGCGTGTCTCCGAGGCCGCTGGTGCTGCTGCACCTGCCGCCTCAGCTCTCACCCTTCCTGCACCCCCACGGCCAGCAGGTGCCCTATTACCTGGAGAACGAACCGAGCGGCTATGCGGTGTGCGAGGCCGGCCCTCCCGCTTTCTACAGGCCAAACTCAGACAATCGGCGCCAGGGTGGCAGAGAGAGATTGGCCAGTACCAGTGACAAGGGAAGCATGGCTGTGGAGTCTGCCAAGGAGACCCGCTACTGTGCAGTGTGCAATGACTATGCCTCAGGCTACCATTATGGCGTCTGGTCCTGTGAGGGCTGTAAGGCCTTCTTCAAGAGAAGTATTCAAGGACATAATGACTACATGTGTCCAGCTACCAACCAGTGCACGATTGACAAGAACAGGAGGAAAAGCTGTCAGGCCTGTCGGCTCCGCAAGTGCTATGAAGTAGGCATGATGAAAGGCGGGATACGGAAAGACCGAAAAGGAGGGAGAATGTTGAAACACAAGCGCCAGAGAGATGATGGAGAGGGCAGGAATGAAGTGGGGTCCTCCAGAGATATGAGGGCTTCCAGCCTTTGGCCAAGCCCGATCTTGATTAAGCATACTAAGAAGAACAGCCCAGCCTTGTCCCTTACAGCCGATCAGATGGTCAGTGCCTTGCTGAAGGCTGAGCCCCCCATAATCTATTCCGACTACGATCCTTCCAGCCCCTTCAGTGAGGCTTCGATGATGGGCTTGCTGACCAACCTTGCTGACAGGGAGCTGGTTCACATGATCAACTGCGCAAAGAGGGTGCCAGGTAAGAACACTAAGCTcaacatttattttgagagtcAATAA